Proteins from a single region of Dictyostelium discoideum AX4 chromosome 5 chromosome, whole genome shotgun sequence:
- the pks39 gene encoding beta-ketoacyl synthase family protein — protein sequence MTENIDKNDDDVAVIGIGLRFPSGNLKESISKPNQLFNELLNGLDGIVTTSERWSDNYYLNGEVVSKFAGLLPLDEWKQFDPIFFAINPSYDNVSSIDPQQRLLLKCVWEALEDSGIDPISLRGTNTSTFIGSSTIDYNDLQKSPFETQNNIFGSTTHSIANRIGFSFDFRGENLTIDTACSSSSNAINCGYNSIKSNKSNVSIVGGVNFILNPYISKSFTQLDMLSPTGKCHTFSSDADGFVRSEGVGIVVLKKLKDAIKDSNNIYCVIKGSSSNIDGNFDKLNFYSPSKLSQCENIKLAIKSTNGQINESDIDYCETHGTGTPTGDPIELEGISRAFNNKASTTNNNKQVLVGSFKSNIGHTEACSGVASLIKCCLMFKNKLFLQNINFKEPNPLINFKEWGLKVVTEPIKFNENKPTVMLINNFGITGSNVCLILSEFSGNSKSNDYQKMEIDNKFNEKKKYLIPLSSNSSTSLNNYKLSIIKHLNSRSSSSSTTTSFEEFVYNQIKFKSTSLIQKSVIIASDWNEFQDENNQIKLENSDNLISNITVEKKKSPIIVMVLCGQGSQYNKMALSLYDNEPIFREYVNRFDKELFKYYGYSVLDKLRSIEDKDLISIHQPILAQPATVIIQVSLYELYKHWGVSADIIIGHSLGEISSAYCSGMIDFQTLCYLTYHRSVAQNRTTGTGKMLSVNISSDEFINSYQSTTKYESLEIACYNSPTSIVIAGKEDLLNEIIKDFKSNDIFCAMLGSLSSFHTSSQQMIKDEVCSLNISSKQPSIAIFSTVTTNLFNHQSSPFDADYVFDNIRQPVRFTQTITNLYKYAESNDMGNEITFIEVSPHPTLQFYLNQMNSTQSSYFNSGKNITIYSPLNKKKNDYNEFLKTISLLYVNNNLNINFKSQLINNNNNNNNNNYTNLFNNLPLYQWDDKEYFKITSFHEKIKSEGPSIHSLGNNTDSPYPSYQTFIDIKKSPFQWLKGHQVSDKFYYPGMGHVHNLLSIYPNQDITISSLEFKSPLVLAEGNRQCLQTSVTPLSKNEFNIKSHYKDQKTNQWILTSLGNFSLFKHNIIENNQPINIQTLKDKCNFTSISKQDLYETIRIKTNLTYKGLFQGVKQCHIGNNCSLAIVSLNEIYIQKEYNHLINNSNMNTLFNTAILDTCLHGVLCAVTQPVVLDRIEGFNFYSSNIPSSLNYRNNNNNNNNINNNNNNNNNSNNTINEFYVYSEIRARTNFQTYSGSIKIILPNGTLLVDIGNVVCTIAASNPDSSLICKPNYIYTPHLQSKDSIINKPEQFKHLHRVNEFSFKNEENLFISNRLLLSLFYKHINNRCPSINLESLETLEYDQFKQLYYNSLVNENLFKFIFEILKKYQNIPNINNNNNNNNNNNNNNNNNNNNNNNNNNNNNNNNNNNNNNNNNNNNNNNNNNNNNNNNNNNNNEKLYIKTTKIMAKQLFPLKDDDSITDTPQSLFESGYLDVFYKNSIVVQPLNSLLSEIIVETLKPILNEPIVFRILEAGGGTGSLSLLILEKICKLLNENNSTTSIIDIEFTWSDISASFFAEIKEKFSSFTNHNSLNIIYRVLDLDKPLLDQDLKASYYDFVVMSNVMHVVKKLKPTLNEIHNILAPNGQLLFVEPPYKSFFIDSIFGCFSQWWPSSDSDIELRPDRCCMKQEKWINLLNQCNYRDTIMSGNDNLLFLVQTRKPTINEIISEQSISLDQLKSFNNIILFSSNNKNNKNDSFSIIQNLITLNQELKHKIININNYNEFQSWITNNQNIDNKTLIIFLKSIDSTVNTSNFKETTFEYIQINQLILKLELSNNFKHLLLSLNSTTDNYLTSSIVGAARYFIEFPQLDLLTLNYDNVSIENNQQLLSLINYLINSNNNIQKEFTINNNIVYYERFCKRLNNIKSKFQSKSFETNKDNLYIQLNSNLEYQLYSKKDELNSNEVEIEIKATGINYKDYLLHIGMIGTNLEIKYGKEIENGIGFDNPKIGNDFSGIITRLGCNVKEFKVGDQVCGFGSKTNSSHIIVDSDSIYYKPLYYSHSVSASIPSIYITSLHSIYGIGNLKSNESILIHSAAGGVGLSSLDLLKSKQHQGYIFLTVGSKDKEEYLINKYGSLITAIYSSRNKNYVYEIKNKLIELGEVEQHQQGVDLILNTLSSEFMSPNFQCLNLSGRIVDLSITHLTPNDYMTNSHYKFNMGYNNVNVEDFPGKLIKSYLKKIIEMINSNELELSVPIIEYSNNQFKDAIEYINQRKHIGKIIVNHSQDEFNRVYNNYQNNNNQIIMKHSYDISKLNIGKNIILTGQTGIVLEILKYLVKYSNHSIENIIILSKSKLKWELELLINQTKFKKDNIIKFHFNQIDIEDSNKVNQALNQLELNENITNIDSIIHFAFMNDIGDVQQVDMNRLNNAHGAKTIGAINLHNQSINRSWNIKQFIMASSVASIVGSEQQCCYVSACNVIDSLSKYRHSIGLPSLAINLGTISSTGFITRNNTIETMLKSSILNFLSPQLVISSLDLFIQNQHQYPNYCMSDFKFKIIPSTNQYFSKFDFEINIVKKSNQIKSFFGGDGNNEIIHSTILNKISELLSIDKSKINEDLQLTQYGTDSLVIVQLKNFIDNQLGHNIITIQQLQNNKINQSIEIIKSALNKNNNIYNNKKNNNNNLVKKEQQSLDEFIKNETKLNESIISRPYSIKKILNNNNNSKSIFLTGSTGFLGAYLLMELIKMNNISKIYCLIRNNSKLTNPIDVIINNLKKHQLIDMNKESPKRKTKIINHTGNISNDKLNSSDNSNNNNNQINEDQLIKIIPMIGDISKDKFGLTEQDYLKLSNECDIIINSAADLNLKSNYEESKTINVNNVNQVIKLSVSNNSSQKLIVHFSSLAVFINHPFKDEEDFEETNIVPNFNSTPIGYIQSKVISEKLLTNAAESRGIPSIIIRPPDIFSNPITGIGHSNDFLSLLIKASKDIGYYPNIHKSIFSTPVTTIAKTTIDLIFNENSWNQNKSKPISIYNFNGNSMEFKSFYRVLENNFKCKEIDFDEWIELVSKSNGKSSKRYSTFHIHKNQNLLLTTFTINSLFKMSNSTKELLISIGSYNHQDWEINESMILNDIINNH from the exons atgacagaaaatattgataaaaatgatgatgatgttgcaGTGATCGGTATTGGTTTAAGATTTCCAAGtggtaatttaaaagaatctATTTCGAaaccaaatcaattatttaatgaattattgaATGGATTGGATGGAATCGTTACAACATCTGAAAGATGGTCTGATAATTATTACTTAAATGGTGAAGTCGTTTCAAAGTTTGCTGGTTTACTTCCACTTGATGAATGGAAACAATTCGATCCAATCTTCTTTGCCATTAATCCAAGTTATGATAATGTCAGTTCAATCGATCCTCAacaaagattattattaaaat GTGTATGGGAAGCATTAGAAGATAGTGGTATTGATCCAATTAGTTTACGTGGGACTAATACAAGTACATTTATCGGTAGTAGTACTATTGATTATAATGATCTTCAAAAATCACCATTCGAaactcaaaataatatttttggtTCAACAACTCATTCCATTGCAAATAGAATTggtttttcatttgattttag aggtgaaaatttaacaattgatACAGCTTGTTCAAGTTCATCAAATGCAATTAATTGTGgatataattcaattaaatcaaataaatcaaatgtttcaattgttggtggtgttaattttatattaa atCCATacatttcaaaatcattcaCACAATTAGATATGTTAAGTCCAACAGGTAAATGTCATACATTTTCATCGGATGCTGATGGTTTTGTTCGTTCAGAAGGTGTTGGTATCGTTGTATTAAAGAAGTTAAAAGACGCAATCAAAGATTCAAACAATATCTATTGTGTAATCAAAGGATCAAGTTCAAATATCGATGGTAactttgataaattaaacttttattCACCATCAAAACTATCTCAGTGTGAAAATATCAAATTAGCAATCAAATCAACCAATGGTCAAATCAATGAATCAGATATTGATTATTGTGAAACTCATGGTACTGGTACTCCAACTGGTGATCCAATAGAATTAGAAGGTATATCAAGAGCTTTCAATAATAAagcatcaacaacaaataataataaacaagttTTAGTTGGgtcatttaaatcaaatattggACATACTGAAG cATGTTCAGGAGTtgcatcattaattaaatgttgtttaatgtttaaaaacaaactatttcttcaaaatattaatttcaaagaaCCAAAtccattaataaattttaaagaatgggGATTAAAAGTTGTAACtgaaccaattaaatttaatgaaaataaaccaactgtcatgttaattaataatttcggTATAACtg GTTCAAATGtttgtttaatattatctGAATTTAGTGGTAATAGTAAAAGTAATGATTAtcaaaaaatggaaattgataataaatttaatgaaaaaaagaaatatttaataccACTCTCAAGtaattcatcaacatcattaaataattataaattatcaataattaaacatttaaattcgaggtcatcttcatcatcaacaacaacaagtttCGAAGAATTTGtatataatcaaattaaattcaaatcaacatcattaattcaaaaatcaGTTATAATCGCAAGTGATTGGAATGAATTtcaagatgaaaataatcaaattaaattagaaaatagtgataatttaatttcaaatattacagttgaaaaaaagaaatctccAATCATAGTAATGGTATTATGTGGTCAAGGTTcacaatataataaaatggcattatcattatatgaCAATGAGCCAATATTTAGAGAATATGTAAATAGATTCGATAAAGAgttattcaaatattatgGTTACTCAGTTTTAGATAAATTAAGATCAATTGaagataaagatttaatatcaattcaTCAACCAATTTTAGCACAACCTGCAACTGTTATCATTCAAGTATCACTCTATGAATTATATAAACATTGGGGTGTTTCAGCAGATATTATCATTGGTCATTCTCTTGGTGAAATCTCATCAGCATATTGTTCAGGTATGATTGATTTTCAAACATTATGTTACTTGACTTACCATAGATCAGTAGCTCAAAATAGAACCACAGGTACAGGCAAAATGTTATCAGTTAATATTAGTTCAGATGAATTCATTAATAGCTATCAATCGACAACTAAATATGAATCATTAGAAATTGCATGTTACAATTCACCAACATCAATCGTTATCGCAGGTAAAGAAGACTTGTTGAATGAAATTATCAAAGAtttcaaatcaaatgatatCTTTTGTGCAATGTTAggatcattatcatcatttcaTACATCAAGTCAACAAATGATTAAAGATGAAGTATGttcattaaatatttcatcGAAGCAACCATCAATAGCAATATTTTCAACAGTTACAACCAATTTATTCAATCATCAAAGCTCACCATTCGATGCAGATTAtgtatttgataatattcGCCAACCAGTTCGTTTCACacaaacaattacaaatctTTACAAATATGCCGAATCAAATGATATGGGTAATGAAATTACATTCATTGAAGTTTCACCACATCCAACATTACAATTTTACTTAAACCAAATGAACTCAACTCAATCAAGTTACTTTAATAGTGgtaaaaatattacaatctattcaccattaaataaaaagaagaatGATTATAATGAATTCTTAAAGACAATCTCTTTATTATAtgtcaataataatttaaacattaatttcaaatcacAATTaatcaataacaacaataacaataacaataataactatacaaacctatttaataatttaccactTTACCAATGGGATGACAAAGAAtactttaaaattacttCTTTTCATGAAAAGATTAAAAGTGAAGGTCCATCCATTCATAGTCTTGGTAATAATACAGATTCACCATATCCATCATATCAAACATTTATCGATATCAAGAAATCACCATTTCAATGGTTAAAAGGTCATCAAGTTAGTGATAAATTCTATTATCCAGGAATGGGACATGTTcacaatttattatcaatttatcCAAATCAAGATATTACAATTAGCTCATTAgaatttaaatcaccattaGTATTAGCAGAAGGCAATAGACAATGTTTACAAACATCAGTTACACCACTATCAAAGAAtgaattcaatattaaaagtcATTACAAAgatcaaaaaacaaatcaatggATATTAACATCTCTTGGTAATTTCAGTTTATTCAAAcataatattattgaaaataatcaaccaattaatattcaaacattaaaagataaatgtAATTTTACAAGCATATCAAAACAAGATTTATATGAAactattagaattaaaacaaatttaacatACAAAGGTTTATTTCAAGGCGTAAAACAATGTCATATCGGTAATAATTGTTCATTAGCAATAGtatcattaaatgaaatttatattcaaaaagaatataatcatttaataaacaatagCAATATGAATACATTATTTAACACAGCAATTTTAGATACTTGTTTACATGGAGTATTGTGTGCAGTTACACAACCAGTCGTACTTGATAGAATTGAAggtttcaatttttattcttcAAATATTCCGtcatcattaaattatagaaacaacaacaataataataataatatcaataataataataataataataataatagtaataatacaattaacGAATTTTATGTTTACTCTGAAATTAGAGCAAGAACCAATTTTCAAACATATTCAggatcaattaaaatcataCTTCCAAATGGTACATTATTAGTTGATATTGGGAATGTAGTTTGCACTATAGCTGCCTCCAATCCTGATAGTTCTCTAATTTGTAAACCAAATTATATCTATACACCACACCTTCAATCAAAAGattcaatcattaataaaCCCGAACAATTCAAACATTTACATAGAGTCAATGAATTTAGTTtcaaaaatgaagaaaatctattcatttcaaataggttattattgtcattattttataaacacATTAATAATAGATGTCCAAGTATCAATTTAGAATCATTAGAAACATTAGAATATGAtcaatttaaacaattatattACAATAGTTTAGTAAATGAAaatcttttcaaattcatttttgaaattttaaaaaaataccaaaatattccaaatatcaataataataataataataataataataataataataataataataataataataataataataataataataataataataataataataataataataataataataataataataataataataataataataataataataataataataataataataataataataataataataatgaaaagttatatattaaaacaacTAAAATAATGGCAAAACAATTATTTCCATTAAAAGATGATGATTCCATTACAGATACACCacaatcattatttgaaagtGGTTATTTAGATGTTTTTTATAAGAATTCAATAGTAGTTCAACCATTGAATAGTTTATTAAGTGAAATTATAGTTGAAACTctaaaaccaattttaaatgaaccaATTGTATTTCGTATATTAGAAGCAGGTGGTGGTACTGGTAGTCttagtttattaattttagaaaagatttgtaaattattaaatgaaaacaattcaacaacatcaatcattgatattgaatttacATGGAGTGATATATCTGCATCATTTTTCgctgaaattaaagaaaagttCTCATCATTTACAAATCACAatagtttaaatattatCTATCGTGTACTAGATTTAGATAAACCATTATTAGATCAAGATCTTAAAGCATCCTATTATGATTTCGTTGTAATGTCAAATGTTATGCATGTCGTTAAGAAACTCAAACCaacattaaatgaaattcatAATATATTAGCACCAAATGGTCAACTTTTATTTGTAGAACCACCAtacaaatcattttttattgattcaatttttggTTGTTTTTCACAATGGTGGCCATCCTCTGATAGTGATATCGAATTAAGACCTGATAGATGTTGTATGAAACAAGAGAAATGGATTAACCTTTTAAATCAATGTAATTATAGAGATACAATAATGTctggtaatgataatttactatttttgGTTCAAACTAGGAAACcaacaattaatgaaatcatttcagaacaatcaatatcattggatcaattaaaatctttcaataatattattttatttagtagtaataataaaaataataaaaatgatagcTTTAGCATTatacaaaatttaataacattaaatcaagaattaaaacacaaaattattaatattaataattataatgaattTCAATCTTGGattacaaataatcaaaatatagataataaaacattaataatatttcttaaatcaattgattcaacaGTCAAtacttcaaattttaaagaaaccACATTTGAATACATTCAAATTaaccaattaatattaaaattagaattatcaaataatttcaaacatttattattatcgttGAATTCAACCACCGATAATTATTTAACATCATCAATTGTTGGTGCTGCTCGTTATTTCATTGAATTCCCACAACTAGatttattaactttaaattatgataatgtttcaattgaaaataatcaacaattattatcattaatcaattatttaatcaattcaaataataatattcaaaaagaatttacaattaataataatatagtaTACTATGAAAGATTTTGtaaaagattaaataatattaaaagtaaattccaatctaaatcatttgaaaccaataaagataatttatatattcaattaaattcaaatttagaatatcaattatatagtaaaaaagatgaattaaattcaaatgaagtAGAGATAGAAATTAAAGCAACTGgtataaattataaagattatttattacATATCGGTATGATAGGTacaaatttagaaattaaatatggtaaagaaattgaaaatggtattGGTTTTGATAATCCAAAAATTGGTAATGACTTTAGTGGTATAATTACAAGATTAGGTTGTAATGTAAAGGAATTTAAAGTTGGTGATCAAGTTTGTGGTTTCGGCTCAAAAACAAATAGTTCACATATTATTGTAGATTCCGAttctatttattataaaccaTTATATTATAGTCATTCAGTTTCAGCTTCAATTCCATCTATTTATATTACATCATTACATAGTATCTATGgtattggtaatttaaaatcaaatgaatcaattttaattcattcgGCAGCAGGTGGTGTTGGTCTATCATctttagatttattaaagaGTAAACAACATCAAggttatatatttttaactgTAGGttcaaaagataaagaagaatacttaataaataaatatggaTCATTAATTACTGCTATCTATTCATCTcgtaataaaaattatgttTATGAAATtaagaataaattaatagaatTAGGTGAAGTTGAACAGCATCAACAAGGTGtagatttaatattgaatacATTGTCATCAGAGTTTATGAGTCCAAATTTCCaatgtttaaatttatcaggACGTATCGTTGATTTAAGTATTACTCATCTCACACCAAATGATTATATGACAAACAGtcattacaaatttaatatgGGTTACAATAACGTAAATGTCGAAGATTTCCctggtaaattaattaaaagctatttaaagaaaattatcGAAATgattaattcaaatgaattagAGTTAAGTGTACCAATCAttgaatattcaaataatcaatttaaagatgcaattgaatatataaatcaaagaaaacaTATTGGTAAAATCATTGTTAATCATAGTCAAGATGAGTTTAATAgagtttataataattatcaaaataataacaatcaaATCATAATGAAACATTCATatgatatttcaaaattaaatattggtaaaaatattatactCACTGGTCAAACTGGTATTGTtttagaaatattaaaatatttggttaaatattcaaaccattcaattgaaaatattataatactttcaaaatcaaaattaaaatgggaattagaattattaatcaatcaaaccaaatttaaaaaagataatattattaaattccaTTTCAATCAGATCGATATTGAAGATTCAAATAAAGTCAATCAAGCattgaatcaattagaattaaatgaaaatattacaaaCATTGATTCAATTATCCATTTTGCATTTATGAATGATATTGGTGATGTTCAACAAGTTGATATGAATCGTTTAAATAATGCACATGGTGCTAAAACAATTGGAGCAATTAATCTTcacaatcaatcaattaatcGTTCATGGAACATCAAACAGTTTATAATGGCATCATCAGTGGCTTCAATAGTTGGGTCAGAACAACAATGTTGTTATGTCAGTGCCTGTAATGTTATCGATTCATTATCAAAGTATAGACACTCAATTGGACTACCATCTTTAGCCATTAATTTAGGTACCATATCATCAACTGGATTCATAACacgtaataatacaattgaaaCAATGTTAAAGagttcaattttaaattttttatcacCTCAACTCGTTATTAGTTCATTAGATCTATTcattcaaaatcaacatcaataTCCAAATTATTGTATGTCagatttcaaatttaaaattataccatcaacaaatcaatacttttcaaaatttgattttgaaattaatattgttaaaaaatcaaatcaaatcaaatctttCTTTGGCGgtgatggtaataatgaaattattcattcaacaattttaaataaaatcagtgaattattatcaattgataaatccAAAATCAATGAAGACCTCCAACTCACACAATATGGTACGGATAGTTTAGTGATTgtacaattaaagaattttatcGATAATCAATTAGGTCATAATATTATCAcaattcaacaattacaaaacaataaaatcaatcaatcaattgaaattattaaatctgctcttaacaaaaataataatatttataataataaaaaaaataacaataacaatttagttaaaaaagaacaacaatcacttgatgaatttattaaaaatgaaactaaattaaatgaatcaatcatttcaagaccatattcaattaaaaaaattttaaataataataataatagtaaatcaaTATTCTTAACAGGTTCAACAGGATTCTTAGGTGCTTATTTATTAatggaattaattaaaatgaacaatatatcaaaaatttattgtttaataagaaataattcaaaacTAACAAATCCAATCGatgtaattataaataatttaaagaaacatCAATTAATAGATATGAATAAAGAATcaccaaaaagaaaaacaaaaataatcaatcataCAGGTAACatatcaaatgataaattaaatagtagtgataatagtaacaataataataatcaaataaatgaagatcaattaattaaaatcatcCCAATGATTGGTGATATCTCAAAAGACAAATTTGGTTTAACTGAacaagattatttaaaactttcaaatgaatgtgatattattataaattcagcagcagatttaaatttaaaatcaaactATGAAGAAAGTAAAACTATAAATGTTAACAATGTTAATCAAGTTATAAAATTATcagtttcaaataatagctcacaaaaattaatagttCATTTTTCATCACTTGCAGTATTCATTAATCATCCTTTTAAAGATGAAGAGGATTTTGAAGAAACAAATATAgttccaaattttaattctacaCCAATTGGGTATATTCAATCTAAAGTTATTTCAGagaaattattaacaaatgCAGCAGAATCAAGAGGTATACCATCAATCATTATTAGACCACCTG atATATTCTCAAATCCAATAACAGGTATAGGTcattcaaatgattttttatcaCTTTTAATCAAAGCTTCAAAAGATATTGGTTATTATCCAAATATTCATAAATCGATTTTCTCAACTCCAGTCACAACCATAGCTAAAAcaacaattgatttaatattcaaTGAAAACAGTTGgaatcaaaataaatcaaaaccaatttcaatttataattttaatggtaattcaatggaatttaaatcattttatagGGTATTggaaaacaattttaaatgtaaagaaattgatttcGATGAATGGATTGAATtagtttcaaaatcaaatggaAAATCATCAAAAAGATATTCAACATTCCACATtcacaaaaatcaaaatttattattaacaacttttacaattaatagtttatttaaaatgtcAAATAGCacaaaagaattattaatttcaattggttcatATAATCATCAAGATTGggaaattaatgaatcaatgattttaaatgatattattaacaatcattaa